From Streptomyces durmitorensis, a single genomic window includes:
- a CDS encoding enoyl-CoA hydratase family protein: protein MSPFTGSAPRTPDWQHLRFEVDDGVATVTLDRPDKLNALTFGAYADLRDLLAELSRDKSVRALVLGGEGRGFCSGGDVDEIIGATLGMDTAQLLDFNRMTGQVVRAVRECPFPVVAAVHGVAAGAGAVLALAADFRVADPSARFSFLFTRVGLSGGDMGAAYLLPRVVGLGHATRILMLGDPVRAPEAERIGLISELTDEGKAAEAAQTLARRLADGPALAYAQTKALLTSELDMPLAAAVEMDAATQALLMTGEDYKEFHAAFTEKRPPKWQGR, encoded by the coding sequence ATGAGTCCCTTCACCGGCTCCGCCCCCCGCACCCCCGACTGGCAGCACCTGCGCTTCGAGGTGGACGACGGGGTCGCCACGGTCACCCTGGACCGCCCCGACAAACTGAACGCGCTCACCTTCGGCGCCTACGCCGACCTGCGCGATCTCCTGGCCGAGCTGTCCCGCGACAAGTCCGTGCGCGCCCTGGTGCTCGGCGGCGAGGGGCGCGGCTTCTGCTCGGGCGGTGACGTCGACGAGATCATCGGCGCGACCCTCGGCATGGACACCGCGCAGCTGCTCGACTTCAACCGCATGACGGGACAGGTCGTACGGGCCGTCCGCGAGTGCCCCTTCCCGGTGGTCGCCGCCGTGCACGGGGTGGCCGCGGGCGCCGGAGCCGTGCTCGCCCTCGCCGCCGACTTCCGGGTGGCCGACCCGTCGGCGCGGTTCTCCTTCCTCTTCACTCGGGTCGGCCTGTCGGGCGGTGACATGGGGGCTGCGTACCTCCTGCCCCGCGTCGTCGGCCTCGGCCACGCCACCCGGATCCTCATGCTGGGCGACCCGGTGCGCGCCCCCGAGGCCGAACGGATCGGCCTGATCAGCGAGTTGACCGACGAGGGCAAGGCGGCAGAGGCCGCACAGACCCTGGCGCGCCGCCTCGCCGACGGACCCGCCCTCGCGTACGCGCAGACCAAGGCCCTGCTGACCTCCGAACTCGACATGCCCCTGGCCGCAGCCGTGGAGATGGACGCCGCGACGCAGGCGCTCCTCATGACCGGCGAGGACTACAAGGAATTCCACGCGGCGTTCACGGAGAAGCGCCCGCCCAAGTGGCAGGGGCGATGA
- a CDS encoding ATP-binding protein, protein MNGPALHEPPAPASWRIALPHTAAAVPIARALVRTALTEIESPADSDTAELLTAELVANAVEHTSGLDPIELVIELLPTGCQVEVHDSNPLPPGDLTDPSPLGEPDPWQEHGRGLLLIRTLSSSCGHRPTESGKAVWFTLPAHLGPDSGCA, encoded by the coding sequence CTGAACGGACCCGCCTTGCACGAACCTCCTGCCCCCGCCTCGTGGCGCATCGCGCTGCCGCACACCGCTGCGGCCGTACCGATCGCCCGTGCGCTGGTGCGTACCGCGCTCACGGAGATCGAGTCGCCCGCCGACAGCGACACCGCTGAGCTGCTTACGGCCGAGCTGGTGGCGAACGCGGTGGAGCACACCTCGGGGCTCGACCCGATAGAGCTCGTCATCGAGCTCCTGCCGACCGGCTGCCAGGTCGAGGTCCACGACTCGAACCCGCTGCCGCCCGGCGACCTCACCGACCCGTCACCGCTCGGTGAGCCGGACCCCTGGCAGGAGCACGGGCGCGGCCTGCTCCTGATCCGCACCCTCAGCTCGTCCTGCGGTCACCGCCCCACCGAGTCAGGGAAGGCCGTGTGGTTCACGCTCCCTGCGCACCTCGGTCCGGACTCGGGCTGCGCCTGA
- a CDS encoding trypsin-like peptidase domain-containing protein produces MRTRGLDIGRAAEIIVTPGRGEKRRGSGYLVRDGLVLTAEHVVHDAARVEVRFDADRPGERTHRADVVWSHAEVDGALLSVPQEKVDGPVLLGRVGERDAVLRCTTLGFPRFKLRADTGGGALAYRDTRHAEGSVPVLSNRREGTLELHVPPPEYDPDPLRSPWEGMSGAPVLSGGRLIGIVGRHHRSDGLGTLAVLRIDRWHARLSKAELDAVQSVLDLWIGPGDLPDVIPPGRGEVAQVAQLRQVRDIAPPELVGREGEIEELVTFCAGDERYQWWQALPWSGKTALASTFVLNPPAGVRPVSFFVTARWAEQADSDAFTDGLIAQLAPLAGIEAAAVGRDALRRLLFDRAAERLAEQGETLLLVVDGLDEDRAAGPDSARPSIAALLPPRPPANVRVLVTSRPHPGVPLDVPADHPLRHCPRRQLERNDFARHIQDEARRELYEALRGDQAQVDLLGLLTAAQGGLTARDLVELTGMMPFQLNTRLTSVLGRSLETRTRWDLTEEQGYLFAHETLREQAGQALGQSVAEYRARIHAWADGYRDQGWPENTPGYLLHTYGRLLAGAGDPDRYLATITDGRRQARLLAVTGSDAVAQAEIAAARRQLARSPQGDLGIVGELSLVADELVHRNAGLPVGLPAVWAALGLSAQAEGIARTLLDPWDRARAMARMAAGVAAADPRLARRVAAETDAWVPSGFADGEDSVAAYHHAEFCADRVIALVRVGEVRGALAEALRAPYAWERATILRKLAERSVAGGAGAPGELADAAEELAATTPRQPARTMLLACASLLVRDDDPERAERLARLAERIPPRRSALTLACLAVLTGRVEPERAARLADRGKLRAERRRIWGERAKGWLRATVRGFEISDDTDSLPVDTREALLHARLATGEADEGVFAFCAAAERGEEITLPAFGMPGSAEVRVCVAERLVAVGRHDEAREITAESPARDRAEVAAAFALSRAAEAPSDAATVARLLADESRKSPEGGRSALTPVLGVLSEALVAAGSADRAGQLARHAPELSDGWARTALYRAEGRAEATRVFHEVKPQFERAGSPGLLADDLEVVALVDGIDRAIEVARDDPIREAAAGFAALTRLLPGGDPRRAECAALARAKAHDEDGYQDPATPDMSDAWWAALAATLWGQPDAVRAWITGRVRGLAGRRAGANFLQPRLSWLRDPFERASAVLALSRVDADEAAARLREWRWQDTMIGDSPDRRADALWSTTALLMGIPAGGGTLPEPYRGMHIGVAALAALDGGREWCSLPRPRRRSTESDLRRLLLLDAHAGPCRVRDRAEGERLIRALLVRDDWWRALPALALLDPAAVRRVGDVVAVRLRRSPSPDRGAQGA; encoded by the coding sequence AGCGTGACGCCGTCCTGCGGTGCACGACTCTGGGCTTCCCCCGGTTCAAGCTGCGCGCCGACACGGGCGGCGGCGCCCTGGCCTACCGCGACACCCGGCACGCGGAGGGCTCCGTGCCCGTGCTCTCCAATCGGCGCGAGGGCACGCTCGAACTGCACGTGCCGCCGCCCGAGTACGACCCCGACCCGCTGCGCTCGCCCTGGGAGGGCATGTCCGGAGCGCCCGTCCTCAGCGGCGGCCGGCTGATCGGCATCGTCGGCAGGCACCACCGCTCGGACGGCCTCGGCACCCTCGCCGTGCTGCGGATCGACCGCTGGCACGCGCGCTTGTCCAAGGCCGAACTCGATGCGGTCCAGAGCGTGTTGGACCTCTGGATAGGTCCCGGCGACCTGCCCGACGTCATCCCTCCCGGCCGGGGCGAGGTGGCCCAGGTGGCCCAACTGCGGCAGGTGCGGGACATCGCGCCGCCCGAACTGGTCGGCCGTGAGGGTGAGATCGAGGAACTCGTCACCTTCTGCGCGGGCGACGAGCGCTACCAGTGGTGGCAGGCGCTGCCCTGGAGCGGCAAGACGGCACTCGCCTCGACGTTCGTCCTGAACCCGCCGGCCGGGGTCCGCCCCGTGTCCTTCTTCGTCACGGCGCGCTGGGCCGAGCAGGCCGACAGCGACGCTTTCACCGACGGCCTGATCGCCCAACTGGCCCCCCTCGCGGGCATCGAGGCCGCCGCGGTCGGCCGCGACGCCCTGCGCAGGCTCCTGTTCGACCGGGCCGCCGAGCGCCTCGCGGAGCAGGGGGAGACGCTGCTCCTCGTCGTCGACGGCCTGGACGAGGACCGCGCCGCCGGGCCCGACAGCGCACGGCCGAGCATCGCCGCCCTGCTGCCGCCCCGCCCGCCCGCCAACGTCCGCGTCCTGGTCACCAGCCGCCCGCACCCCGGTGTGCCGCTGGACGTGCCGGCCGACCACCCCCTGCGTCACTGCCCCCGGCGGCAGCTGGAAAGGAACGACTTCGCGCGGCACATCCAGGACGAGGCCAGGCGCGAACTGTACGAGGCGCTCCGCGGCGACCAGGCACAGGTGGATCTGCTCGGACTGCTCACGGCGGCCCAGGGCGGACTCACAGCCCGGGATCTCGTGGAGCTGACGGGCATGATGCCTTTCCAGCTGAACACGCGGCTCACCAGCGTGCTCGGCCGCAGTCTGGAGACCCGCACCCGCTGGGACCTGACCGAGGAGCAGGGCTATCTGTTCGCGCACGAGACGCTGCGCGAACAGGCCGGGCAGGCGCTGGGGCAGAGCGTCGCGGAGTACCGCGCCCGCATCCACGCCTGGGCCGACGGCTACCGCGATCAGGGCTGGCCCGAGAACACCCCCGGCTACCTGCTGCACACGTACGGGCGGTTGCTCGCGGGCGCGGGCGACCCGGACAGATATCTGGCCACCATCACCGACGGGCGCCGCCAGGCAAGGCTGCTCGCCGTCACCGGGAGCGACGCCGTCGCCCAGGCGGAGATCGCGGCGGCCCGCAGACAGCTGGCCAGGTCGCCCCAGGGTGACCTGGGGATCGTCGGTGAACTGTCGCTCGTCGCCGATGAGTTGGTGCACAGGAACGCCGGTCTTCCCGTCGGGCTGCCCGCCGTCTGGGCGGCGCTCGGGCTGAGCGCGCAGGCGGAGGGGATCGCCAGGACGCTGCTCGATCCGTGGGACCGGGCGCGAGCGATGGCACGGATGGCGGCGGGCGTCGCCGCGGCGGACCCACGGCTCGCCCGGCGCGTGGCCGCCGAGACCGACGCCTGGGTGCCCTCCGGCTTCGCCGACGGGGAGGACTCCGTGGCGGCGTATCACCACGCCGAGTTCTGTGCGGACCGGGTGATCGCGCTGGTGCGGGTGGGGGAGGTGCGGGGCGCGCTCGCGGAGGCGCTGCGTGCTCCGTACGCCTGGGAGCGGGCCACGATCCTGCGGAAGCTGGCGGAGCGGTCGGTCGCCGGTGGGGCGGGCGCCCCGGGTGAACTGGCCGACGCGGCAGAGGAGTTGGCGGCCACCACGCCCCGACAACCGGCCCGGACCATGCTGCTCGCCTGCGCGAGCCTGCTCGTCCGCGACGATGACCCGGAGCGTGCCGAGCGGCTGGCACGCCTCGCCGAGCGGATTCCGCCACGGCGCTCCGCACTGACCCTGGCCTGCCTGGCGGTGCTGACGGGGCGCGTGGAACCGGAGCGTGCAGCACGCCTAGCGGACCGCGGGAAGCTGCGCGCCGAGCGCCGCCGCATCTGGGGAGAGCGCGCCAAGGGCTGGCTGCGTGCGACGGTCCGCGGCTTCGAGATCTCGGACGACACGGATTCCCTCCCCGTGGACACGCGGGAAGCCCTGCTTCACGCACGGCTGGCCACAGGGGAGGCGGACGAGGGAGTGTTCGCGTTCTGTGCGGCGGCCGAGCGCGGTGAGGAGATCACCCTGCCGGCGTTCGGGATGCCCGGGAGCGCTGAGGTCCGGGTCTGCGTGGCGGAGCGGCTCGTGGCGGTCGGCAGGCACGACGAGGCACGCGAAATCACCGCCGAGTCTCCCGCGCGCGACAGGGCGGAGGTGGCCGCGGCCTTCGCCCTGAGCCGCGCCGCCGAGGCGCCCTCGGACGCCGCGACCGTGGCGCGGCTCCTCGCGGACGAGTCCCGCAAGAGCCCCGAGGGCGGCCGCTCGGCGCTGACGCCCGTGCTCGGTGTGCTGTCCGAGGCCCTGGTGGCAGCGGGGTCGGCGGACCGGGCCGGGCAGTTGGCCCGGCACGCGCCGGAGCTTTCGGACGGCTGGGCCCGGACCGCGCTGTACCGGGCGGAGGGCCGTGCGGAGGCGACGCGCGTCTTCCATGAGGTGAAGCCACAGTTCGAACGGGCGGGGAGTCCGGGGCTGTTGGCCGACGACCTGGAGGTCGTCGCCCTGGTCGATGGAATCGACCGTGCGATCGAGGTCGCCAGGGACGATCCGATCCGGGAGGCCGCGGCTGGATTCGCCGCGCTGACGAGGCTCCTGCCGGGCGGGGATCCACGCCGGGCGGAGTGCGCTGCGCTGGCACGGGCGAAGGCACACGACGAGGACGGCTACCAGGACCCCGCGACCCCCGACATGTCCGACGCGTGGTGGGCGGCGCTCGCGGCCACGCTCTGGGGCCAGCCGGATGCGGTGCGTGCCTGGATCACCGGCCGGGTGCGGGGTCTGGCCGGGCGCCGGGCCGGCGCCAATTTCCTCCAGCCGCGCCTGAGCTGGCTGCGTGACCCGTTCGAGAGAGCGTCGGCCGTACTCGCGCTCTCCAGGGTCGACGCCGACGAGGCCGCCGCGCGCCTCCGGGAATGGCGGTGGCAGGACACCATGATCGGAGACTCGCCCGACCGGCGGGCGGATGCCCTCTGGTCGACGACCGCCCTGCTGATGGGCATCCCGGCCGGTGGCGGCACGCTGCCCGAGCCCTACCGGGGAATGCACATCGGCGTCGCCGCTCTGGCGGCCCTGGACGGCGGTCGCGAGTGGTGCTCCCTGCCCCGTCCACGGCGCCGGAGCACCGAGTCCGACCTGCGGCGGCTGCTGCTCCTCGACGCCCATGCGGGCCCTTGCCGGGTCAGGGATCGCGCGGAGGGCGAACGCCTGATCCGTGCGCTGCTCGTCCGGGACGACTGGTGGCGGGCCCTGCCCGCGCTGGCCCTCCTCGACCCGGCGGCCGTGCGGCGCGTCGGCGATGTGGTGGCCGTCCGGCTCAGGCGCAGCCCGAGTCCGGACCGAGGTGCGCAGGGAGCGTGA